In a single window of the Magnolia sinica isolate HGM2019 chromosome 7, MsV1, whole genome shotgun sequence genome:
- the LOC131250923 gene encoding F-box protein CPR1-like: MASPAKINQLKDIKNKNSIRREVLWNSISLEKGKSLSDYPEEIIFNILVWLPAASLYNLRRVCKNWLDIISSPCFIQCHLARVQPYIIERKTLWNNHIRSVYVKDSEIRVGNLALGGDWEILATCNGLLLVKDHSNDIHISNPATKQLLPLPTCSKSCDDYQLLHDLDVDFDYAELDFYRFGYAPSTAEYKVVHFFHDGKQQCEILTLGLDSWRRIDISFLVLPLIFNKQLLLNGVLHWVVGYHYIMSMDIAQETFDETPIPSCIGPNLDTLSMDETFYLTEIRGSPSLINRISHVEFEVWILKDFQIKEWIKLSNIDATARGIINLIPLLGLRNDEVIFKSRKKRSGQLVLSTYDLKLQTMILVKLYPRELQIFSMITHFDTLVSLKFQK, from the coding sequence ATGGCAAGTCCAGCTAAAATCAATCAACTCAAGGATATAAAGAATAAGAACTCTATAAGAAGGGAAGTCTTATGGAATTCTATTTCTCTAGAAAAAGGGAAGTCTCTATCAGATTATCCCGAAGAGATCATCTTCAATATTCTCGTTTGGCTTCCAGCCGCATCTCTTTATAACCTAAGGCGTGTATGCAAGAACTGGTTAGACATAATCTCTAGCCCTTGTTTCATCCAGTGCCACCTCGCTCGAGTCCAACCGTACATCATCGAAAGAAAAACACTTTGGAATAATCACATTCGTTCCGTGTATGTAAAAGATTCTGAAATAAGGGTAGGAAATCTGGCTCTAGGTGGTGATTGGGAGATCTTAGCTACCTGTAACGGATTGCTTTTGGTAAAAGACCATTCAAACGACATTCATATCTCCAATCCAGCTACCAAGCAATTGCTACCGCTTCCCACATGTTCTAAATCTTGTGACGACTACCAACTTCTACATGACTTGGATGTGGACTTCGACTACGCGGAACTCGACTTTTATAGATTTGGATACGCTCCTTCCACTGCGGAATATAAAGTGGTGCACTTCTTCCACGATGGAAAGCAACAGTGTGAGATACTAACGTTAGGTTTGGATTCATGGAGAAGGATTGATATCTCGTTTCTCGTTCTGCCATTGATATTCAATAAGCAACTATTGCTGAATGGGGTTTTGCATTGGGTGGTTGGTTATCATTATATAATGTCTATGGATATTGCCCAAGAGACGTTTGATGAAACGCCGATTCCAAGTTGCATCGGGCCAAATCTTGATACACTTTCAATGGATGAAACTTTTTATCTTACAGAGATTAGAGGCTCTCCATCTCTCATTAACCGAATATCTCATGTTGAATTTGAAGTTTGGATCTTAAAGGACTTTCAGATAAAAGAGTGGATAAAATTGAGTAATATCGATGCGACTGCAAGAGGCATAATTAATCTTATTCCTCTTCTAGGCTTGAGAAACGACGAGGTCATTTTCAAGTCTCGTAAAAAGAGAAGCGGGCAATTGGTCTTGTCCACCTACGATTTAAAACTCCAGACGATGATTCTGGTCAAACTATATCCAAGAGAGCTTCAGATTTTCTCTATGATTACTCACTTCGACACCCTAGTTTCTTTGAAGTTTCAAAAATAA